Within the Chromobacterium paludis genome, the region AGCGCGCGGTCCGCGCCGCTCAGCATCGCGAGGGAAACCAGCAGCAGGATCAGGCCGAATAGCGCCTTGCCCATCTTGCCGGCCCGCTGCAGCCGCGACTTCGTTCTGGCCATGGCGCCGCGCGATAAATACGCCAGGCCGACGATAGGCAGGGCGGCGCCCACGCCGAACAAGCCCATCAACAGCGCCGTCTGGGCCAACTGGCTGCCCTGGCTGGCCAGCACCACCGCGCCCCCCAGGGTGGGGCCCACGCAGGGACTCCACACCAGCCCCAGCAGCAGGCCGATGGCGAACTGGCCAAGCAGGCCATCGGGCCGCACGCCGGCCAGCAGCGCATGGCCCCAGTCGCTGAGGCGGGACGCGCGGGCGGCGAAGCGCTGCTGCAGCGTGGAGGAAAGCAGCACCACGCCCAGCAACCCCAGCATGACGGCCCCCCCCTGCCGGAACAGGCCGGGATCCAGGCCTAGCATTGCCGCGCCCCGCGCCAGCAGCGTGCCCGCCGCCGCGTAAGACAGCGCCAAACCGGCAGCCAGCGCCAGGGGCGCGCGCGCATGGGCCTGCAGGGCCGAGCCGATCAGAATGGGCAGCAAGGGCAATACGCAAGGCGACAAGGTGGACAGCAGGCCTGCCAGCAGGCCCAGACCATAGGTGGCCAGACCGAAGCTCACTCAGTCCACCGTCTTGCGCACCAGCCCTTCCAGGCCCGAGCGGGTGGTATCGCCCACTGAGCGGCCCACTTCCTTGCCGCCCTTATAGCCTATCAGCGTGCTTTGCATGCTGACGCCGAAGCGCTGCAAGGCGGCCTTGTCGCGGTCGAAATCCACCGTCAGCAGCGTCACCTTGCTATAAGCCAGCTGACGCATCAGGCTGTCGATGATCGGCTTCTGCGCCTTGCAGGTGGGGCACCAGCCTGCGCTGACATCGACCACCACGGGCGTCCCTGCCGACGCCAGCGCGTCGAAGGTCTGCGCGGTGTAGGGCCGGATCTCGCCTGCCGCGGCGCTCCCCGCGAGGCAGGCCAGGCCGATGGCGGCCAGCGTGGCTATGCGTTTCATGATATTCCCTCCTTCTGCTAGGGACCGCCCCCGCGGCAGACCGCGCGCGGCTCCCCCCGTGTTAGCGCACCGTGTCGGACAGATCAAGCCTGCCCATCCTCACACATGAGTCGGGACCGAGCCTCAAAGCTTACGGCGCGCGCATCGACACCAGGCTGCTCGCCCCGACAAGCGACAGATCACCCAGGGCCTGTCCTGGCGGCCCGACGCGCTGACAGGCGCTGCAATCCAGACGCCCGCGCGGCCTCCAGGCCCATGGACTGACGCGCGGCCCGCCTGCCGGCTTATACTGTCAACAGGCGGCGCCGCGCCGTCTTCCCCCTCAACCACCGCAGGAGACCGCCATGCTAGACGCGCCCATTCCAGAAAACGAGCAACAAAGACTGGAGTCGCTGCGCCGCATGCAAATTCTGTCCACCCCCAACGAAGAGGCTTTCGACCGCATCGTCCGCCTGACCAAGCGGCTGTTCGGTGTGCCGATCGCCCTGATCTCGCTGGTGGACGAACACCGGCAATGGTTCAAATCCTGCAGCGGACTGGGGCTGCGCCAGACGGAACGCCGCCTATCCTTCTGCGGCCATGCCATTCTCCATGAAGAGCTGTTCGTGGTGCCGGACGCGCGCCGCGACGAGCGTTTTCACGACAATCCCCTGGTGACCGGCGCGCCGGGCATTACCTTTTATGCCGGACGGCCAATCAAGAACTGGGAAGGTTTCCTCATTGGCACGCTGTGCGTCATCGACACGCAGCCACGCCAGCTGACGGACGAAGACAGGCAGAGCCTGGAGGATCTGGGCGCCTGGGTGGAAATGACATTGGCCCATCGCCAGCTGGGCGAGGCCCAGGTGGAAATCTTTGCCAAACTGGATGAGATCCGGCGCCAGTCCATGCTGGACCCGCTGCTGAACATCTGGAATCGCGCCGCCGGCAAAGCGCTGCTCACCAGCGAGGTGGCGCGCGCCGCGCGCACACAGGGCGAACTGGCGGTGATGATGATAGACCTGGACTACTTCAAGCAGATCAACGACGAATACGGCCATCTGCATGGCGACCATGCGCTGATCGAATTCAGCCAGCGCATCACGTCCAACTTGCGCGCCTACGACAGCATATCGCGCTTCGGCGGCGATGAATTCTGCGTCATCCTGCCCGACACCGGGCAGGCGCAAGCCGCCAAGAAAGCCGAGGAAATCCTGGCCAAGATCCGCTCCACGCCTGTGCAATCCGATGGGCTGATCTTTCCGCTCTCCGCCAGCATAGGCGTCGCCGCCGCCTGTTTCCGCGC harbors:
- a CDS encoding thioredoxin family protein gives rise to the protein MKRIATLAAIGLACLAGSAAAGEIRPYTAQTFDALASAGTPVVVDVSAGWCPTCKAQKPIIDSLMRQLAYSKVTLLTVDFDRDKAALQRFGVSMQSTLIGYKGGKEVGRSVGDTTRSGLEGLVRKTVD
- a CDS encoding sensor domain-containing diguanylate cyclase, which gives rise to MLDAPIPENEQQRLESLRRMQILSTPNEEAFDRIVRLTKRLFGVPIALISLVDEHRQWFKSCSGLGLRQTERRLSFCGHAILHEELFVVPDARRDERFHDNPLVTGAPGITFYAGRPIKNWEGFLIGTLCVIDTQPRQLTDEDRQSLEDLGAWVEMTLAHRQLGEAQVEIFAKLDEIRRQSMLDPLLNIWNRAAGKALLTSEVARAARTQGELAVMMIDLDYFKQINDEYGHLHGDHALIEFSQRITSNLRAYDSISRFGGDEFCVILPDTGQAQAAKKAEEILAKIRSTPVQSDGLIFPLSASIGVAAACFRAGEATPRELVGRADEALLRAKRAGRGQVMVYLAS
- a CDS encoding cytochrome c biogenesis CcdA family protein — protein: MSFGLATYGLGLLAGLLSTLSPCVLPLLPILIGSALQAHARAPLALAAGLALSYAAAGTLLARGAAMLGLDPGLFRQGGAVMLGLLGVVLLSSTLQQRFAARASRLSDWGHALLAGVRPDGLLGQFAIGLLLGLVWSPCVGPTLGGAVVLASQGSQLAQTALLMGLFGVGAALPIVGLAYLSRGAMARTKSRLQRAGKMGKALFGLILLLVSLAMLSGADRALEGWLLDHSPDWLTALTTRF